One genomic window of Salvia miltiorrhiza cultivar Shanhuang (shh) chromosome 4, IMPLAD_Smil_shh, whole genome shotgun sequence includes the following:
- the LOC131020725 gene encoding uncharacterized protein LOC131020725: MSSELSQYDHTSISRVDLFVFPVYDGMKFYALTFDVKRGRILVFDSTNVLKEDCLLEKYGVIIDHLANVLGEYLHLHGDPIKKIKMLKAKKFVVHIKWGNKSCMEASGIYLMRHIETYMGETPCNWVCGLPTNPERHLIRLRTRYCATMIGWTNNYVKDDVMRGASTYYQNFLSVPDEKMEKIFG, from the exons ATGTCATCGGAGCTGTCACAGTATGACCATACTTCAATATCGAGAGTAGATCTT TTTGTATTCCCTGTGTACGACGGAATGAAATTCTATGCACTAACATTCGATGTGAAGAGAGGGCGAATACTTGTTTTTGATAGCACGAATGTGTTAAAGGAAGATTGTCTCCTTGAAAAATATGGCGTTATTATCGATCACCTG GCAAATGTACTTGGAGAATACTTGCACCTACATGGAGatccaattaaaaaaataaagatgttGAAGGCAAAGAAATTTGTTGTCCATATAAAGTGGGGTAACAAAAGTTGCATGGAAGCCAGCGGTATATATCTCATGCGCCACATTGAAACTTATATGGGAGAGACACCGTGCAATTGGGTATGTGGACTTCCCACAAATCCAGAAAGGCATTTGATTAGGCTTCGTACAAGATACTGTGCAACTATGATTGGATGGACAAATAACTACGTCAAGGATGATGTAATGAGGGGTGCATCTACATATTATCAAAATTTCTTGTCCGTtccagatgagaagatggaaaagatATTTGGATGA
- the LOC131023628 gene encoding protein FAR1-RELATED SEQUENCE 5-like, whose translation MSESENSFFKRHLNKHASLSELYVLFETAIETQRHDHDALTLADETSFPELITILDIEKHAATVYTNTIFLEVQKEIQYASAFCTIPKCIDDTEGHIYDVDEDAEGIFKVHHNIVDDYLSCSCKFFVRNGLLCKHMIAVARNLKLKTIPEKYIVYRWTRNASSIFKQVGQNRFGSSTNNCEANTDGLVSLALNCIGLVDGNVEAIQSLRKMLQDFLDEQSKKSCNASSSSFKERLIENFYGSSLPSVVTVFPPDVAKTKGSCSRKKSRLEAEAKRAQKPKRLCKKCNTLGYHDSRNCDKVNAKNKNVSDSDI comes from the coding sequence ATGTCTGAAAGTGAGAATAGCTTCTTCAAACGTCACTTAAATAAGCATGCAAGTTTAAGTGAGCTGTATGTGTTGTTTGAGACGGCTATTGAAACTCAACGTCATGATCATGATGCATTAACTTTGGCTGATGAGACATCTTTCCCTGAGTTAATTACAATATTGGATATTGAGAAGCATGCTGCTACTGTGTATACTAATACTATTTTCCTAGAGGTTCAAAAAGAAATCCAATATGCATCTGCATTTTGTACTATACCTAAATGCATAGATGACACTGAGGGACACATATATGATGTGGATGAAGATGCAGAAGGTATTTTTAAGGTACACCACAATATTGTTGATGATTACTTGTCGTGCTCATGCAAGTTCTTTGTTAGAAATGGCTTGTTGTGTAAACATATGATTGCAGTTGCACGCAATTTGAAGCTGAAAACAATACCGGAAAAATACATTGTTTACAGATGGACAAGGAATGCATCGTCAATTTTCAAACAGGTAGGCCAAAATCGGTTTGGTTCATCAACTAATAATTGTGAAGCAAATACGGATGGTTTGGTTTCTTTGGCTTTGAATTGCATTGGACTTGTGGATGGTAATGTTGAAGCGATTCAATCTTTGAGGAAGATGTTGCAAGATTTTTTAGATGAACAATCCAAAAAATCATGTAATGcatcttcatcttcttttaAAGAAAGATTGATTGAGAATTTCTATGGTTCATCATTGCCGTCTGTTGTTACTGTGTTCCCTCCGGATGTTGCAAAAACTAAAGGAAGTTGTAGTAGGAAGAAATCCCGCTTAGAAGCAGAAGCGAAGCGTGCACAGAAGCCTAAGAGACTATGCAAGAAGTGCAATACATTGGGGTATCATGATTCAAGGAATTGTGATAAAGTTAATGCGAAGAACAAAAATGTCAGTGACAGTGATATTTGA
- the LOC131023629 gene encoding protein FAR1-RELATED SEQUENCE 5-like, protein MSTQDSVHLDLETTDVEDFYVPQCDDILKPTIGQKFDTLEDGVSFYRAYASACGFTIRKSSKEDVKVKHVDQGAKKQKRKRVSCRVHCMARVGYRFVAGSGYEIYKFIEGHTHKLASEGLKHLLKVHRNIDYGHQFFMAKCFKANIGAVRSFKIYSELVGGVDDAGCRKIDFKNHSRDVKSWANGVDYDVDESNKLTRLFWADAVSIENYKIFGQAISFDATYNTNRYSLIFTPFTGKDDHGRCVTFGAGLISREDEESYSWILSTFVKCMGSQPTMIITDQDLGMRAAIAKG, encoded by the exons ATGAGCACACAag atTCTGTGCATCTTGATTTGGAGACTACGGATGTTGAAGATTTTTACGTGCCTCAATGCGATGATATATTGAAACCTACAATTGGGCAGAAATTTGATACTCTTGAAGATGGTGTGAGTTTTTACCGTGCATACGCAAGTGCATGTGGATTCACTATCCGTAAGA GTTCAAAAGAAGATGTTAAAGTGAAACATGTTGACCAAGGTGCAAAGAAACAAAAGAGAAAGCGTGTGTCTTGTAGGGTGCATTGTATGGCTCGTGTTGGTTATCGATTCGTAGCTGGGAGTGGCTATGAGATTTATAAATTCATTGAAGGTCACACGCATAAGTTGGCTTCTGAAGGGTTAAAGCATTTATTGAAAGTTCATAGGAATATTGATTATGGGCATCAATTTTTCATGGCTAAATGTTTTAAGGCTAATATAGGTGCAGTTCGTTCCTTCAAGATTTATTCTGAGTTAGTAGGTGGTGTGGATGATGCTGGGTGCAGGAAGATTGACTTTAAAAATCATTCGCGTGATGTGAAGTCATGGGCCAATGGAGTTGAT tatgaTGTTGATGAGTCAAACAAGTTGACTAGACTATTTTGGGCAGATGCTGTATCAATTGAGAACTATAAAATTTTTGGACAGGCAATATCATTTGATGCAACGTATAACACGAAtag GTATAGTTTGATCTTCACTCCCTTCACAGGTAAAGACGATCACGGAAGGTGTGTTACTTTTGGAGCTGGATTGATTTCACGTGAGGATGAAGAATCATATTCTTGGATTCTGTCAACTTTTGTGAAGTGCATGGGATCGCAGCCTACTATGATAATTACGGATCAAGATCTTGGTATGAGAGCAGCTATTGCGAAG GGATGA